The following are encoded in a window of Solidesulfovibrio magneticus RS-1 genomic DNA:
- a CDS encoding CoA-binding protein — protein sequence MLYADSTLKELLAPGKTIALIGAKDRPGTDVDMVGRFLLNAGFRVIPVHPARAEVWGIPARKTLAEIDEPIDLVNLFRAPEACPGHAAEVLALGHRPACFWMQTGIASPEARVMLAPTGVVVVEDRCTMVEYRRLWG from the coding sequence ATGCTCTACGCCGACTCGACGCTCAAGGAACTGCTTGCCCCGGGCAAGACCATCGCCCTTATCGGGGCCAAGGACCGTCCCGGCACGGACGTGGACATGGTCGGGCGCTTTCTTTTAAACGCCGGCTTCCGGGTCATTCCGGTGCATCCGGCCCGGGCCGAGGTCTGGGGCATCCCGGCCCGCAAGACCCTGGCCGAGATCGACGAACCCATTGATCTGGTCAATTTGTTTCGTGCCCCCGAGGCCTGCCCCGGCCATGCCGCCGAGGTGCTGGCCCTGGGGCACAGGCCAGCTTGCTTCTGGATGCAGACGGGCATCGCCAGCCCCGAGGCCCGGGTCATGCTGGCGCCGACGGGCGTCGTTGTCGTGGAAGATCGTTGCACCATGGTTGAATACCGCCGCCTTTGGGGATAG